The DNA sequence ACAAAGGCCGCGATAAAGGCTCAAGTTTTGAGGATGCCGTAAACTTGGTCTGTAACGTGGGGATCAGTTCATGGCAGAAAATGCCCTATTACTTGCAGGATTATCAACGGTGGCCCTCGGAGTCAGCGTGGACTGAAGCTCCCCTATACCGCTCTAACAGCACCTATGGCAGCCATTACCTTTACGCTAACACCCCAACCGCTATTGAAAGCCTTAAGAACTGGTTATCCGCAGGCAACTTGGCAGTCATCGCAGTGGACGCCACAGATAACCTTTATACGCTAAAAACCAACTCGAACCTTGACCTAATAACAACAGATACCCTTATTTTAGGGGAATTAGACCATGCCGGCACCATAGTGGGCTACGACGACTCCTTCAACTATACCGAAGGAGGCGTGACGCATTATGGCGCCTTTAAAATCGCCAACAGCTGGGGCGTGGGAAGCTGGGAAGACGTTTCCGACGGCTGCTACTGGATATCCTACGATGCCATGATGGAACTCTCCGACATCGGCAACCCCGTTATACTTTTCCAGAATTTAGACAACTATCAGCCCCAGCTTCTTGTCGCATTCAAAATAACCCATGATAGCCGAAGTCAATGCACCATCACTTTGGGTCTTGGAGCCCCCGACGCCGCAGTTGCCTCAAAGAGCTTCAGCAGCTACATTCTCTCGGGCTCACAGGCCTTTCCGGATAGCAACATAGTGTTTGATATTACCGAATTTTTAGGTTACATGACAAGCCAATATAATCAAACTTTTTTCCTTACCGTGAAAGATTCCATAGCGCCCGGAAATGGAACCATAAACTATTTCGCAGTCGATAGCGTCCCTTCAAATCAAACCCCCGTCTCAATCCTTAATGGTCAATCAGTAAGCGTCACAGTAACTACTTCTCTAGCGGAGCCAACTCTGACTGTTTCGCCCTCTTCGGGTCCAGCCGGCGGAGACATCACGCTCATCGGCGAGGGCTTCGCAGGCAAAACCGTTAACATTTCCTATCTCAATCCCGTCAGTCAAAGCTGGGTATGCATCGACCCCGCCTTCTATGTTTCGTCAATGAACTTCAGCTTTGCCACCGCGGCGCCTGAAGTAAACCAAAACAACCCCGCAGGAGACGGCGCAGCCCAGTATGACAGCATCCTGTATCGGGTACAGGACACTGGCGACGGCAAAGCCTACAACAGCTCCACGCCCTACCAGATGTGGCGCAGGGGCCTGTTGCAGGTCGCCAACCAAACCGCCTCTGGGTTATTTGGCAACGGCACAGATTTCTCGACGGCGGTTTTTGTGGCGAATTCGCAATCCATAGATGTCTCGGGGGCATGGTTCACGCCGGGCTCGGTGACGTTGCTCTGGGACAGCGCCGTTATTGGAACGGCAACCGTGGACCAGACGGGTTGCTTTAGCACATCCGTTACCGTGCCCTCGACGGCGGCTGGTAAGCATCTGCTCTGGGTCAGCGACGGCGCCTCCAACGTATCCGCTGCGGTAACCCGTCTCCCCGTGGTTACCGACAACTACGTTGGCGGCTGGCACACAGAGGATTTCCCCATAATCGTAACCTCCGACTATGCTGCAGTACAAACATACTATAGGATTAACGATGGGGCAACCCGCAGCCTCGATGTGGATGGGCAGCCAATCATAAATAGCGAAGGCGCCAGCAACAAACTGGTGTACTGGAGCTTCTGGGACGTCTACGGCTCGGGTAACCGCACAATATGCAACGTGACCCTTACAGGTATAAAGCTCGATAAAACCGCGCCCTCAGCTACTCTTCTGATAAACGGCGGCGCAAGCCAAACCACCGTCACCAACGTAGCCTTAACCATAAACGCAACGGATTCTGCCTCCGGCGTTTTGGAGATGCGGTTTAGCAACGACGTCAACTTCAGCCAAACTTCTTGGGAGCCATACAACAGCAGCAGAACTTGGCAGTTAACAAGCGGCGAGGGCACAAAAACCGTTTATCTTCAGGTGCGCAACAACGCTTTTCAAACTACCTCCGTGAACACCTCCATTATCCTCCAAGCGCCAGATGCCTCAGCTTCACCGTCGCCCACATCTGCCCCCACACAGTCAACATCAACGGCAAATCCCACCCAATCTCCCACCACCAACCCAACCTCAGCTCCCACCGAATCCCAGCCTCCCCAGCCTACCCCTTCGATACCTGAATTCAATACGCTGCTCCTAGTTGCCCTTGGGGTACTGGTAGCCACAGGGATGCTTGTCATACTAAAAAAGCCTCTGTCCACCCCGCGGCTGCCCTAAACTGTAACCATCAACGAGGGCAGTTCGAAGTCTGGGCATGCGCAAGGTTTGTTGCCAAGCATCTGGCAGCTTGTACAACGAGCCATACATGGCATGTTTTGGAAAATCGCTACGCTATCAGACAAAGAAACACAAATCAAATCCAAAAAAACCGTCATAAGCTGCCCTGTAGTGCGCAAAACTGCCCGTTCCCATAAGATAATCAGGAACCCGCTGTTATGCTTTGTGAAGCCAGCCTCTTCCGCCCTTCTTTGGCTGCTGAACCACCCGTTTAGGCTGGTCGTAGCTGCGCGTGTAGGTTTGCTGGCGCTTCTGAGAGGTGATTTCGGTTTTGACGAATTTGGTCCATCCGCCCTGACTGGGGTTTGGCTGGATGTATCGATCGGGGTTCTCGACCATGTGTTCTTCGAGGATTTCTTTAAAGTTAAGCGGTTTAAAATCGCGGGATGCATGAATGACGGTGCCTCGTTCCACACGCAGAACCTCGTAGTCCTGTTTGGAGATGTCTTCGGCTTTAACGCGGTCGTTTAGGCGGTCGCTCCAAAGCTGCTTCCACTCTACCTTGATTTCTTCAACCAGCTTCTTTTGTGCCCTAACTTTGCTTTCAGTGTCGTTCACTGGGCCTGTGGCTGATTTATCGGTGGTCTGCAAACTCCTCTTTCCCTCTCTCGCTTCTCTTTCCTATTATTTTCCCTGATATTTAACTCTATTAACCTAAACCCTGCAAAGCCCAAGGGGGCTTAGCCTGAACCGGAAACCTTGATATCTAAACTAAAGTTTTCCAGCGCGCCAGTGTCCGATGAGGCATGCAAAGTAAACGTGGCTGTCACAGTTGCGCCCGGCGCCAAGACTTCGCCTTCCCGGTTCCACGAAAACGACAGAACCGAATCTGCGCCAGATGGGCTCCACGATGAGGCTGAAGCACTCAACTTCAACGTGGAGGTGCCTGTGTTCTTAACAAAGACCGAACGCGAAACCGAACCGCCTGCAACAATTTCCCCCCAATCGATGCTTGCGCATCTAGTCGTGGCTAAAGCATCCGAGTAAACTCCGATGTTCACGGTGCCCGACACCCCTCCCCCGCTGTCTCCATCGCTCACCCCGCCTCCCCCGCCGCCATTTTTGATGGATCCGGAGGCATCGATGGTTTGCTGCGAAATCAAAACGCCTGCCGTGACCGCGCTAAACAGGATTCCGACTGCTACCGCTGCTATAAGGGGGGCTAAAAGTTTCCGTTTAGTTGTCATTGTGCTCAAACAAATGCTATAGTGCATATTAATAAATAAGACATACTTATAATTCAGACCGCCAACTGTACAACAACAATACACAAACCCTATTTTGCTGCCTGCTAAACACCAACACCCTTCGGGTGCTGAAGGCAAAAGCAGCCGCCGACATTGTCCCCGGCAATGAAGACTGGACAACGCAATGCTTCAATCCAAAAATGGGGATAAAGAATTGTGTAAATAAGTTCTGCAACTGTACGCAGATGCAATGTGTTATTTGGGGGGTTTGTCCCAGAGTTCCAGTTTTTCTTTTTTGAGTTCAGTGCGTTTACGTTGCAGGTACTTGTAGACTGTATGGTGCTGGCAGCCCTCCACTATCATCTGCACCGCGTTGCGGGCGATGTCGGCTTGTTCAAAGCTGCCTATGATGCCTACGGTGTGGCCGTATACCACCACGTCGGCTTCGCTGAGCTCCTCGATGAGCTTGCGGGTTTTCCCGTCGGCGCCGATGATTCTGCCTTTGATGCGTTTTATGTCTGATTCGCTTCGTCCAAAAATCAAGCGCAAATCCACCATGTCAAATATGTCTTCTTCGTTGCGGATGAGGCGAAAAGCGGTTTCAGGGGCAAAGCCGCGTCCGATGGCGGTCACGATGTCTTTGCTGCGTAGCAGAATGGAGGGGTCAGCGGCGTTCTCATTGAGGATGATGGTGATGCTGCCTTCCGTGTCTATGGTAAGCTTCACTGGTAGTGTGTTTTCTATATACTGTTTTGTTTTGCCGTCGGGACCTATCAGTATGCCAACGCGCTCTTTAGGAATTCTCACAAACATGTCTGGACCAGGCATTATTTACCAACAACCAACTTGTATAATTCTTCATCTGGAATAACATCTACGTTTTGGCGACTAAAGAATCTATTCACGTTCATCAGGTCTCGCTTCAACATAAAATCCGCCAAGGGATGTTGAATGGAAACGGATTGCGAAACATCAAAAACCACGGGTTTACCCTTCCAAATCATGATATTGTATTCGCTCAAATCGCCGTGGACGAGCTTAGCTTTTTGATAGAGCCGCTTAAGAAAAATTACGATTGCTTTGTAAACTTTCTCGGCGTCCTCGGGCGCCTGCTCTTTTAACGAAGGCGCACTTACCCCTTTTTCCCCGATGAACTCCATAATTACAACATTGCTTTTAACGGCTATGGGCTTTGGAACCCGCACCTTTGCCGCGTATGCTTCCCCTAAATTGCGGAATTCTTTCTGCGCCCAGACAGCAATCAACGAGCGGGTATCATGTTTAACGTCTTTGAAGCGGGGGTCGCCTTCGATGTATTTGTGCATGC is a window from the Candidatus Bathyarchaeota archaeon genome containing:
- a CDS encoding KH domain-containing protein, whose protein sequence is MPGPDMFVRIPKERVGILIGPDGKTKQYIENTLPVKLTIDTEGSITIILNENAADPSILLRSKDIVTAIGRGFAPETAFRLIRNEEDIFDMVDLRLIFGRSESDIKRIKGRIIGADGKTRKLIEELSEADVVVYGHTVGIIGSFEQADIARNAVQMIVEGCQHHTVYKYLQRKRTELKKEKLELWDKPPK
- a CDS encoding serine protein kinase RIO, giving the protein MSHKARERLNHREKFVERRDKMLIHNRADERATVEEVFDHATRMVVFDLMNSGILYELNGVVSSGKEARVYWGTTKEGVDLAVKIYLTSSAEFKRGMHKYIEGDPRFKDVKHDTRSLIAVWAQKEFRNLGEAYAAKVRVPKPIAVKSNVVIMEFIGEKGVSAPSLKEQAPEDAEKVYKAIVIFLKRLYQKAKLVHGDLSEYNIMIWKGKPVVFDVSQSVSIQHPLADFMLKRDLMNVNRFFSRQNVDVIPDEELYKLVVGK